The genomic region CAGCGCCGACTGCGGGTGCATGAGATGGGCATCTCCTACAATGGGCGCACCTACGAAGAGGGCAAGAAGATCGGTATGCGCGACGGCTTCCGCGCGCTCTACTGCATCATGCGCTACAACGCGCACAATGCGCCCATCTTCATGCAGTTTCTGGTCTATCTGTTCATCGGCGGCACGGCGGCGATCTTCAATCTGCTGCTGTTCCTGCTGCTCTATCAGGGCTTCAATGTGGAGGCGCTGTTGGCCGCGCCCATCGCCTTCTTCTCGGCGGCGGCGGTGAACTATCGCCTGTGCGTGTGGGTGCTGTTCCAGAAGAACGCCAAGTGGAGCACCGGCACGGAGCTGGCCATCTATCTGGCGGTGGTGTGCGGGGTGGCGCTGGTGGATGCGGGGGTCACTCAAGGGTTGCTCATGGCCGGCGCCGGGGCCATGGCCGCCAAGTTGTGGGCCACGGGGATCGGTTTGGTGCTGAACTTCCTGGGCCGCCGGTTTTTTGTGTTTCCCGAGCCCAAGCGCGGGCCCTGGAACCCCTCCGCCTGACCCTGACGCCGATGCCGGAGCTGCCGGAAGTCGAAACCACCCGCCGCGGGCTTGACCCCCATGTGAGCGGGCGGCGGGTGACGTCGATAATCGTGCGACAGCCGCAATTGCGTTGGCCGATTCCCGTTGCGGCGCTAGAGGGTGAAGCGGTGGGGCGCGCCACGGTGGATCTGACCCGCCGCGCCAAATATCTGCTGTGGCGGCTGGAGTCCGGCTGCATGATTCTGCATCTGGGCATGTCCGGCTCCCTGCGCATTATCGATCCCGCCGAGCCGCCCGCCGCCCATGATCATGTGGACATTGTGCTGGATTCGGGGCGCGCTGTGCGTCTGAACGATCCGCGTCGGTTTGGCGCGCTGCTGTGGGTCGCCGCCGGGGACGATCCTCACGCCCATGCGCTATTGGCGGCGCTGGGGCCGGAGCCGCTGGATGACGTCTTCACCGGGGCCTATCTGCACGCGCGCTGCGCTGGACGTAAATCCCCCATCAAGAATCTGATCATGGCGCAGGAGAATGTGGT from Magnetofaba australis IT-1 harbors:
- a CDS encoding GtrA family protein, which gives rise to MQFLVYLFIGGTAAIFNLLLFLLLYQGFNVEALLAAPIAFFSAAAVNYRLCVWVLFQKNAKWSTGTELAIYLAVVCGVALVDAGVTQGLLMAGAGAMAAKLWATGIGLVLNFLGRRFFVFPEPKRGPWNPSA
- the mutM gene encoding bifunctional DNA-formamidopyrimidine glycosylase/DNA-(apurinic or apyrimidinic site) lyase produces the protein MPELPEVETTRRGLDPHVSGRRVTSIIVRQPQLRWPIPVAALEGEAVGRATVDLTRRAKYLLWRLESGCMILHLGMSGSLRIIDPAEPPAAHDHVDIVLDSGRAVRLNDPRRFGALLWVAAGDDPHAHALLAALGPEPLDDVFTGAYLHARCAGRKSPIKNLIMAQENVVGVGNIYASEALFRARILPHRAAGRVSRAACDRLVAAIKQVLAEAIEQGGTTLRDFLQTDGKPGYFVQKLNVYGRDGAACPVCETPIRSRVIGQRNSFYCPRCQH